One segment of Rubripirellula amarantea DNA contains the following:
- the rnpA gene encoding ribonuclease P protein component, with product MSFRFSKAVRVRRSAEFTIAIRRGACAADGTLVLFAVPSHPEAAARIGITIPKKTGNAVVRNRWKRLIRESFRTQVDRIPKGYDYIVRPKKNAAPNGAAIMRSIPKLATRAVAKG from the coding sequence TTGTCTTTCCGATTCAGCAAAGCCGTTCGCGTTCGTCGCAGCGCCGAATTTACGATTGCGATACGTCGCGGCGCGTGCGCTGCCGATGGCACGTTGGTGTTGTTCGCCGTTCCCAGCCATCCCGAAGCTGCTGCCCGCATCGGCATCACGATTCCTAAGAAGACCGGCAATGCAGTGGTTCGCAATCGCTGGAAGCGTTTGATCCGTGAGTCGTTTCGAACTCAAGTCGATCGCATTCCCAAAGGCTACGACTACATCGTTCGGCCCAAAAAAAACGCAGCCCCTAATGGAGCTGCGATCATGCGTTCGATTCCTAAGTTGGCAACCCGAGCGGTCGCCAAAGGCTAA
- a CDS encoding DegT/DnrJ/EryC1/StrS family aminotransferase, translating to MAQPTPNVPILDVNRDNQPYREEFIEALTSVVDSGRFLFGPDVGDLEREVAAYSQVENAVGCASGSDALLLALMSLGIGPGDEVIVPSFTFFASVSCITRLGATPVFVDIRPDTFNMDAEKIEELITPNTKAIIPVHLFGQCAEIDRICQIACSHDLVVIEDAAQAIGAAYHSRPAGSWGLIGCFSFYPTKNLGGMGDGGMLTSLDPKVADRLRLFAGHGMRPRYYHQVVGINSRLDTFQAAVLRVKLKHLPEAVESRQAIAGRYNRMLSDAGLVGDDAISLPYQDPNAFHVWNQYSLRIGSGRRDNLRAYLAEQNVGSEIYYPVPVHEQECYRDLKVASHALTETSRACKEILNLPIFPGLTVSEQERVVETVAGYFGSAAKSRVA from the coding sequence ATGGCTCAGCCTACCCCAAACGTCCCTATTTTGGACGTTAACCGCGATAACCAACCTTATCGCGAAGAATTTATCGAAGCACTGACCTCGGTTGTCGACAGCGGCCGGTTCTTATTTGGTCCCGATGTGGGGGACCTAGAACGCGAAGTCGCCGCTTACAGCCAAGTGGAAAACGCAGTCGGTTGTGCCTCGGGCAGCGATGCGTTGCTACTAGCGCTGATGTCGCTTGGCATAGGACCGGGCGACGAAGTCATCGTTCCGAGTTTCACATTCTTTGCGTCGGTAAGTTGCATCACCCGACTTGGTGCAACCCCGGTGTTTGTCGATATTCGACCTGATACGTTCAACATGGACGCAGAGAAGATTGAAGAGCTGATCACGCCTAACACCAAGGCGATCATTCCGGTTCACTTGTTTGGTCAGTGCGCGGAAATAGATCGCATTTGCCAAATCGCTTGTTCGCATGACTTGGTCGTGATCGAAGACGCGGCACAAGCGATTGGAGCGGCCTATCATTCTCGCCCCGCCGGCAGTTGGGGATTGATCGGTTGCTTTAGTTTCTATCCCACCAAGAACCTTGGTGGCATGGGCGATGGTGGTATGTTGACTTCGCTTGACCCTAAGGTCGCCGATCGTCTACGGCTATTCGCCGGTCACGGAATGCGTCCTCGTTATTACCATCAAGTGGTGGGAATCAACAGCCGTTTGGATACTTTTCAAGCAGCAGTGCTTCGCGTCAAGTTGAAGCATTTGCCAGAGGCCGTCGAGTCGCGTCAAGCAATTGCGGGACGGTACAACCGCATGCTTAGTGACGCAGGACTTGTCGGTGACGATGCCATTTCGTTGCCTTATCAGGATCCCAATGCATTCCATGTTTGGAATCAATACTCGCTTCGTATCGGCAGCGGACGCCGTGACAATCTACGAGCCTACCTAGCCGAGCAGAATGTTGGCAGCGAGATCTACTATCCCGTCCCAGTTCACGAACAAGAGTGCTATCGGGATTTGAAAGTCGCGTCTCATGCTCTCACTGAAACATCACGTGCTTGCAAAGAGATCCTGAATCTGCCGATTTTCCCGGGACTGACCGTTTCGGAACAAGAACGCGTCGTGGAAACGGTAGCGGGGTACTTCGGATCCGCAGCTAAATCACGAGTGGCGTAG
- a CDS encoding sugar phosphate isomerase/epimerase family protein produces MIARRSFLKTAAATTAIGMMNPLTAFADQAEGESDAPFKISLAEWSLHNTLRDESMGWTNLDFPLLARKQFDIDAVEYVNQFFMDKATDQKYLDELQLRCDDHGIKNVLIMIDREGALGDPDSAARKRAVENHYKWVDAAKFLGCHSIRVNAQSSGSYTEQIKLASEGLRSLSEYAAKQDIGVIVENHGGLSSNAAWLAVVIERAGMDNCGTLPDFGNFYITRGENAEMFDRYQGTQALMPYAKAVSAKFHEFDENGEETTIDYKRMMKIVLDAGYHGHVGIEWEGATPDEFTGIRKSKALLEKVAKELA; encoded by the coding sequence ATGATTGCTCGACGCTCATTCTTGAAAACCGCTGCTGCCACAACCGCCATCGGTATGATGAACCCTCTCACCGCCTTTGCCGATCAGGCGGAAGGCGAGTCAGATGCCCCGTTCAAGATTTCGCTGGCCGAATGGTCGTTGCATAACACGCTTCGTGACGAATCGATGGGATGGACGAATCTCGATTTCCCACTGCTGGCTCGAAAGCAGTTCGACATTGACGCCGTCGAATACGTGAATCAGTTCTTTATGGACAAGGCAACCGACCAGAAATATCTCGACGAACTGCAACTTCGCTGCGATGACCACGGCATCAAGAATGTCTTGATCATGATTGATCGCGAGGGAGCCCTTGGTGACCCAGATTCAGCAGCACGCAAACGAGCAGTCGAAAATCATTACAAGTGGGTGGATGCAGCCAAGTTCTTGGGATGTCATTCCATCCGTGTCAATGCACAAAGCTCGGGCAGCTACACCGAGCAAATCAAGTTGGCCTCGGAAGGGCTGCGATCGCTAAGCGAGTACGCTGCTAAACAAGACATCGGCGTGATTGTCGAAAACCACGGTGGCCTTAGCAGCAACGCAGCTTGGCTTGCCGTCGTGATTGAACGGGCCGGTATGGATAACTGCGGAACGCTTCCTGATTTTGGCAACTTCTACATCACTCGTGGTGAGAACGCCGAAATGTTTGATCGCTACCAGGGAACCCAGGCCTTGATGCCGTACGCTAAGGCGGTCAGTGCGAAGTTTCACGAGTTCGACGAGAACGGCGAGGAAACCACCATCGACTACAAACGCATGATGAAGATTGTCCTGGACGCCGGTTACCACGGTCATGTGGGCATCGAGTGGGAAGGTGCAACTCCTGATGAGTTCACCGGTATCCGCAAGAGCAAAGCTTTGCTCGAAAAGGTTGCCAAGGAATTGGCGTAA
- a CDS encoding DnaJ C-terminal domain-containing protein, producing MAEDLYQTLGVSRSATKDDIKKAHRKLALKYHPDKNPDDKAAQDKFKRIQEAYDVLSDEEKRAAYDRYGADFEKIRGTGFNPGAGGAAGFEGLDLEQIFGGGRGGNAQFDGFSDFFEQMMGGGAGGGARGGRPRQTRQPPAQGANLRHELEIPLEIAVRGGQTEFYLQSSSSSDKIAVNIPAGVETGTKIRLREKGQPSPNGGPPGDLILIIKVSDHPHFRRSGRNLELELPVSISEAILGAKVDVPTPAGTVTMTIPPGSSSGKRLRLKGQGVKQRDGSAGDLIVIVQVNVPETIDDESKKLIEQFADKNPQALRGNLTF from the coding sequence GTGGCTGAAGACCTGTACCAAACGCTTGGCGTGAGCCGTTCGGCAACCAAGGACGACATCAAAAAGGCGCACCGCAAGCTGGCGCTGAAGTACCATCCGGACAAAAACCCCGACGATAAGGCGGCCCAGGACAAGTTCAAACGCATCCAGGAAGCCTACGACGTTCTTAGCGACGAAGAAAAACGGGCTGCCTACGACCGATACGGCGCCGACTTCGAAAAAATCCGAGGCACCGGATTCAACCCAGGTGCCGGTGGGGCCGCCGGGTTTGAAGGGCTAGATCTTGAACAGATATTTGGCGGCGGACGAGGCGGAAATGCCCAGTTCGACGGTTTCAGTGATTTCTTTGAACAAATGATGGGCGGCGGCGCAGGCGGTGGCGCCCGAGGTGGACGACCACGACAAACGCGACAACCGCCTGCCCAAGGCGCCAACCTTCGACACGAACTCGAAATCCCCCTCGAGATCGCTGTCCGCGGAGGCCAAACTGAGTTTTATCTGCAATCGAGTAGCTCCAGCGACAAAATTGCCGTCAACATTCCAGCCGGAGTCGAAACGGGAACGAAAATTCGACTCAGAGAAAAAGGTCAACCTTCGCCCAATGGCGGACCACCGGGCGACTTGATCTTGATTATCAAGGTTTCTGATCACCCACACTTTCGCCGCTCTGGCCGTAATCTCGAACTCGAGCTCCCGGTTTCAATCAGCGAAGCGATTCTTGGTGCCAAGGTCGACGTTCCAACCCCCGCTGGCACCGTAACGATGACGATTCCACCAGGCAGCAGCAGCGGCAAACGATTGCGGCTTAAAGGCCAGGGCGTCAAGCAACGCGATGGATCCGCCGGTGACCTGATCGTGATCGTCCAGGTGAACGTGCCGGAAACAATAGACGACGAATCCAAAAAATTGATCGAACAATTTGCCGACAAGAACCCTCAAGCCTTGCGTGGCAACCTTACCTTTTGA
- a CDS encoding S1 RNA-binding domain-containing protein has translation MSVDFEAIAQRGRCDVSSLRLALPLLEQGYTPPFLSRYRRDELGGVDEASLWALSAAVKSEQEIEARKAELQEAWRQTALSDPAIGHAINKAGSMRVLARLARRLKSESAAASSDSTHLAVRVLNPQKGDGDAFAEIAGKIEAITDVDAAVAGLDTSLAERLSGDPRMIASAVRWLSKHARIKITTIHDPHINSESGDDGEANESDSASVAPKQAKAAKESSPSATVAPTQTEAKPAAEAPDNPTPSTESPSTDAPSTEATAAETFATEATAATKAADSAQGQPVAAPEASVASVGDSAATDDATPPADAASSASDAVSSDAVSSDAKPSETVVSDAVVSDSAASEAKAEVSSKPATPAKPEKAAASKKADKKSSKKVSPRQRRRRWLVSVLKPLQGKKFAGDKLSAFQIVMLGRALRSQVAVCEFEYDAAKLVVELQRTASGFNRVCEEKLQQIVFQNEAIIREAAEAAWWDDLQERASSRLIAVTGDTLRRHINRGAIDAKVVFSIDAVGPRTAAATIVSADGKLLHSEDLPCQLSSAQRSAAVARMGELIHTYHVDLIVISNGPARRSLMVAIGDLIKQSPEKSVRWTLAERGGADAYSSSSVADQEMRSTPRRFRAAAWLAFSVLQPAQAMAKVDPLKLRLSSFQRELSDDALSTVLEDIMVSGASRGGVDVNSAPSSWLRRLPGVTETVAQAIEKRRRESLFESREAIMELEQWTSEVESRQALPFLRVFGSNESLDGTLIHPDDYPIAKKLAKSLSIELPPTSPPGYEAPDYSSATAAVSEVKKIEVVEKPVERVVEDFTASGEKSPEFSIADDPVAEPAASQTASASPTGSEAPADAASDTSETVPDQAGADKAAAEEPAVAEPAAEGSASDSPVAEESVAQEPAAEIESPEIESTDSSAETEAAAKPDAEASASAEVHERVKHSLPERSAIEKCIKEWQIGKRRTHQIVHWLCDPFGDSDSSGTPPAVMTKVPAMKELKPGDEVIGIVVGVMPFGVFVELAPDCSGLVHVSRVSDSYVEDLHEAVQVGDVVTAWVTGIEEKKRRVALSALSPQREAELAEARRSQSPQGRRGPNRGDADRGRQGGGGQARGGQSQSRDGQGQNQRGGQARGGQARGGGKPGGDRGGRGRQDSRGGGRSRDGRGGNSREKRVESYRVVAKAEAKPLTEAMVKGDEPMRSFGDLAQLFSASKKVEPKTVKPQAKPSVEASDPAPEPSASGSSSSDSTATDSTATEATTPKPAASESQAKAVTAKPDADAAEASAPESDASAS, from the coding sequence ATGAGCGTCGATTTTGAGGCAATTGCCCAGCGCGGGCGTTGCGATGTATCCAGTCTTCGTCTTGCCCTGCCCCTTTTAGAGCAAGGATACACGCCACCGTTCTTGTCGCGTTATCGTCGCGATGAACTTGGTGGTGTCGACGAAGCGAGCTTGTGGGCTCTCTCGGCCGCAGTCAAAAGCGAGCAAGAGATTGAAGCTCGTAAGGCTGAACTGCAGGAAGCTTGGCGGCAAACAGCATTGTCGGATCCGGCAATCGGTCACGCGATCAACAAAGCCGGTTCGATGCGCGTGCTCGCGAGGCTTGCTCGCCGACTCAAGAGCGAGAGTGCGGCGGCTTCGTCTGATTCCACACACTTGGCCGTACGAGTTCTTAATCCTCAAAAAGGCGACGGTGATGCGTTCGCCGAAATCGCTGGGAAAATCGAGGCGATTACGGATGTCGATGCGGCGGTTGCCGGGTTGGATACTTCCCTTGCCGAACGGCTTTCGGGTGACCCTCGAATGATCGCGTCTGCGGTACGGTGGTTGTCCAAGCATGCACGGATCAAGATCACAACCATTCACGATCCGCACATCAATTCGGAATCCGGTGACGACGGTGAAGCAAACGAATCGGACTCCGCTTCCGTTGCGCCCAAGCAGGCCAAAGCGGCCAAGGAAAGTTCGCCATCGGCCACGGTAGCTCCGACGCAAACCGAAGCGAAGCCAGCGGCCGAAGCTCCGGACAATCCGACGCCCTCGACGGAGTCGCCCTCAACCGATGCGCCCTCAACCGAAGCGACTGCGGCTGAAACGTTCGCAACTGAAGCGACTGCGGCTACTAAGGCCGCAGATTCAGCTCAAGGTCAACCAGTTGCCGCACCGGAGGCCAGTGTCGCGAGTGTTGGCGATAGTGCAGCCACCGACGATGCAACGCCCCCCGCCGATGCGGCCTCATCCGCAAGTGACGCTGTTTCAAGTGACGCTGTTTCAAGTGACGCTAAACCTAGCGAAACCGTTGTGAGCGACGCCGTTGTGAGTGACTCTGCGGCAAGTGAGGCAAAGGCAGAAGTTAGCTCGAAACCAGCGACGCCTGCGAAACCAGAGAAAGCGGCGGCGAGCAAGAAGGCGGACAAGAAGTCATCGAAAAAGGTTTCACCGCGGCAACGTCGTCGGCGTTGGCTCGTCAGCGTGCTCAAGCCGCTGCAAGGCAAAAAGTTTGCCGGTGATAAACTTAGTGCTTTCCAAATCGTGATGCTCGGTCGCGCCCTGCGTAGCCAGGTTGCAGTGTGCGAATTCGAGTACGACGCGGCAAAGTTGGTGGTTGAGTTGCAACGCACCGCTTCCGGATTCAATCGTGTTTGCGAAGAAAAGCTGCAACAAATCGTTTTTCAAAACGAAGCCATCATCCGTGAAGCCGCTGAAGCCGCGTGGTGGGACGACTTGCAAGAACGTGCTTCAAGCCGACTCATTGCCGTGACCGGTGACACGCTTCGTCGTCACATTAACCGTGGTGCCATTGACGCAAAGGTCGTTTTTTCGATCGACGCCGTTGGACCACGCACCGCCGCAGCGACGATCGTATCGGCGGATGGAAAACTCCTGCACAGTGAAGATTTGCCTTGTCAGCTTTCGTCGGCCCAGCGTTCCGCTGCAGTCGCTCGAATGGGCGAACTGATTCATACGTATCATGTCGACCTGATCGTCATCAGCAACGGCCCGGCGCGTCGATCGTTAATGGTGGCCATTGGTGACTTGATTAAGCAGTCGCCTGAAAAGTCAGTGCGATGGACATTGGCCGAACGAGGCGGCGCCGATGCCTACTCAAGTAGTAGCGTGGCCGATCAAGAGATGCGTTCGACGCCTCGCCGATTCCGCGCAGCCGCATGGTTAGCGTTTTCGGTGCTGCAGCCAGCTCAAGCGATGGCCAAGGTCGATCCGTTGAAGCTGCGATTAAGTTCGTTCCAACGTGAACTTTCCGATGACGCGTTGTCCACGGTGCTCGAAGACATCATGGTCAGCGGTGCATCTCGAGGCGGCGTTGACGTGAACTCGGCTCCCTCGTCATGGCTGCGCCGATTGCCTGGCGTTACCGAGACAGTGGCTCAGGCGATTGAGAAACGTCGTCGCGAATCCTTGTTCGAATCGCGAGAAGCGATCATGGAACTCGAGCAATGGACCAGCGAAGTGGAAAGCCGACAAGCGTTGCCTTTCCTAAGAGTCTTTGGAAGCAACGAATCGCTCGATGGCACGTTGATCCATCCGGACGACTACCCCATCGCCAAGAAACTAGCCAAGTCGCTGTCGATTGAATTGCCACCGACTTCGCCGCCCGGCTATGAGGCCCCGGACTACTCCAGCGCCACTGCGGCGGTATCGGAAGTCAAGAAGATCGAAGTTGTCGAAAAGCCGGTTGAGCGAGTCGTCGAAGACTTCACCGCCTCGGGAGAAAAATCGCCCGAGTTTTCGATCGCTGATGATCCCGTTGCTGAACCCGCAGCATCGCAAACCGCTTCGGCATCGCCAACCGGTAGCGAAGCACCGGCCGATGCTGCATCAGATACTTCAGAGACAGTGCCCGACCAAGCTGGTGCCGACAAGGCTGCCGCCGAGGAACCTGCTGTCGCGGAACCTGCCGCCGAGGGTTCGGCCAGCGATTCCCCTGTGGCTGAAGAATCGGTAGCCCAAGAACCGGCCGCCGAAATTGAGTCCCCCGAAATTGAGTCCACCGACTCGTCCGCGGAAACTGAAGCGGCGGCCAAGCCGGACGCTGAAGCATCGGCCTCGGCTGAGGTTCATGAACGGGTCAAGCATTCGCTGCCCGAGCGAAGTGCGATCGAGAAGTGCATCAAGGAATGGCAAATCGGCAAGCGACGGACTCATCAAATTGTCCATTGGCTGTGCGATCCCTTCGGCGACAGTGATTCATCCGGAACGCCACCTGCGGTAATGACCAAGGTGCCAGCGATGAAGGAACTTAAGCCCGGCGACGAAGTCATCGGAATTGTGGTGGGCGTTATGCCGTTTGGCGTTTTTGTAGAACTCGCGCCTGATTGCAGCGGGTTGGTTCACGTTAGCCGCGTATCGGACTCTTACGTCGAGGACTTGCACGAAGCCGTTCAAGTGGGCGACGTAGTCACCGCCTGGGTGACCGGAATCGAAGAAAAGAAACGCCGCGTCGCATTGAGCGCCCTTTCGCCTCAACGCGAAGCTGAGCTTGCTGAAGCACGGCGAAGCCAGTCACCGCAAGGTCGTCGCGGACCCAACCGTGGCGATGCAGACCGTGGTCGCCAAGGTGGCGGTGGACAAGCACGAGGCGGACAATCGCAATCACGTGATGGTCAGGGCCAAAATCAACGTGGCGGTCAGGCCCGTGGTGGTCAGGCTCGCGGCGGCGGAAAACCAGGTGGAGATCGAGGTGGCCGAGGTCGCCAGGATTCGCGCGGCGGAGGACGCTCTCGCGATGGACGCGGCGGCAACTCTCGCGAGAAGCGGGTCGAGTCCTACCGCGTCGTGGCCAAGGCCGAAGCCAAGCCGCTTACCGAAGCGATGGTCAAGGGCGACGAGCCCATGCGGTCCTTCGGAGACTTGGCGCAACTGTTTAGCGCCTCGAAGAAGGTCGAACCCAAAACCGTCAAGCCTCAAGCGAAGCCATCGGTTGAAGCTTCCGATCCTGCACCAGAACCGTCCGCATCTGGATCCTCATCATCAGATTCCACTGCAACAGATTCCACTGCAACAGAGGCAACTACGCCAAAGCCAGCCGCTTCTGAGTCGCAGGCGAAAGCCGTGACAGCGAAACCCGATGCGGATGCGGCGGAAGCATCGGCTCCGGAAAGTGATGCATCGGCGTCATGA
- the rny gene encoding ribonuclease Y: MNSSMLLCGVIAWIIGSAITFLYFKATENKRRSLLQQEADQLLNSTRREAETERSQILVQAKEAALASKAEIEGEAAELRRTLSGREQKLDRREDLLQQQEEALRKQQRGLEASQTRLANQMRCVTDQRAELDKSIKAQLAVLEQSSGMSREQAEEKLMQTLAVDLEQQRGSALMKHQKSLEQVVKAQAREMLLTAIQRYASVHTAESTTSSVDVPTDDMKGRIIGREGRNIRAFEKATGIDLIIDDTPGVVIVSGFDPVRREIARRSLGALIADGRIHPTRIEEVVEETSGQIDELIMQKGREAADEVGVAGLHDKIIQMLGRLHFRTSYSQNVLRHSVEVAFLAGLVAEMLGMDGNLARRCGLLHDIGKAADHELEGGHPKIGADLLRRNNECPEVVHAALGHHDEIVTEYPYTMLTAIGDACSASRPGARRESLERYVRRMEELESIAKRFDGVRQAFAISAGRELRVIVGSDNTTDEQAAAICHDIAKAFESELTYPGEIKVTVVREARFIETAK, from the coding sequence ATGAACTCTTCCATGCTGCTTTGCGGCGTGATTGCTTGGATCATTGGATCCGCTATTACTTTTCTGTATTTCAAAGCGACCGAGAACAAACGACGCAGTTTACTGCAACAAGAGGCTGACCAATTACTTAACAGTACTCGCCGCGAAGCGGAAACCGAGCGTAGCCAGATCCTGGTTCAAGCCAAAGAAGCGGCACTTGCGTCCAAAGCTGAGATTGAAGGCGAGGCGGCCGAGCTGCGCCGTACTTTGTCCGGTCGCGAACAGAAACTCGATCGTCGCGAAGACTTGCTGCAACAGCAAGAAGAGGCCCTTCGTAAGCAGCAGCGAGGCCTGGAAGCAAGCCAGACTCGGCTGGCCAATCAAATGCGCTGCGTGACCGACCAACGCGCCGAGCTTGATAAGTCCATCAAAGCCCAGCTCGCTGTCCTCGAGCAATCGAGCGGTATGTCACGCGAACAGGCCGAGGAAAAGCTAATGCAGACGCTGGCGGTGGACCTTGAACAGCAGCGGGGTTCGGCATTGATGAAGCACCAAAAATCGCTCGAGCAAGTCGTCAAAGCTCAGGCTCGCGAAATGCTGCTGACGGCGATTCAGCGGTACGCGTCGGTTCACACTGCTGAAAGCACGACCAGTTCCGTTGATGTTCCCACCGATGACATGAAGGGCCGCATCATTGGCCGTGAGGGACGCAATATTCGTGCGTTTGAGAAAGCGACGGGCATTGATCTGATTATCGATGACACACCGGGAGTGGTCATTGTGAGCGGTTTTGATCCGGTTCGCCGTGAGATCGCGAGGCGCTCGCTGGGGGCGTTGATTGCCGACGGGCGGATTCACCCCACGCGAATTGAGGAAGTGGTTGAAGAGACGTCGGGCCAGATTGACGAACTCATCATGCAGAAAGGCCGAGAGGCAGCCGATGAGGTCGGGGTAGCGGGGCTGCATGACAAGATCATCCAAATGCTCGGCCGACTCCACTTTCGCACGTCCTACAGTCAAAACGTGTTGCGGCACAGCGTCGAGGTGGCGTTCCTGGCCGGTTTGGTCGCCGAGATGTTGGGGATGGACGGCAATTTGGCTCGTCGATGTGGCTTATTGCACGATATCGGGAAGGCCGCCGACCATGAACTCGAAGGCGGGCACCCCAAAATTGGTGCTGATTTGCTGCGACGCAACAATGAATGCCCTGAAGTGGTGCACGCGGCTCTGGGGCATCACGACGAAATCGTGACCGAGTACCCCTACACCATGCTGACGGCGATCGGTGACGCTTGCAGCGCCAGCCGTCCCGGAGCTCGGCGAGAATCATTGGAACGATACGTCAGGCGGATGGAAGAGTTGGAATCCATCGCCAAACGTTTCGATGGGGTCCGTCAAGCATTTGCCATTAGCGCAGGTCGTGAACTACGGGTAATCGTCGGCAGCGACAACACGACGGACGAGCAGGCGGCTGCGATCTGTCATGATATTGCAAAGGCTTTCGAGTCCGAGTTGACCTATCCTGGCGAGATCAAGGTCACGGTCGTTCGTGAGGCTCGCTTCATTGAAACGGCCAAGTAG
- a CDS encoding acyl-CoA thioesterase, whose translation MREHTITLRVRYDECDPMGFVHHSNYLRFFEIGRSELLRASGGRYRDMEDAGVLVVVARVDCRYRRPARYDDLLTIHTKIAKVTAAKITHEYQVTRDNNGVAESIVDATVVLGVIDREGKLQRVPQSLLDQYGEE comes from the coding sequence ATGAGAGAACACACGATCACTTTGAGAGTTCGCTACGACGAGTGCGACCCTATGGGGTTCGTCCACCACTCCAATTACCTGCGATTCTTCGAAATCGGGCGGTCCGAACTTCTGCGGGCATCGGGCGGTCGCTACCGCGATATGGAAGACGCGGGGGTGCTGGTCGTGGTGGCCCGAGTTGATTGCCGGTACCGGCGACCTGCTCGTTACGATGACTTACTGACCATTCACACCAAAATCGCCAAAGTAACCGCTGCAAAGATTACTCATGAGTACCAAGTGACTCGCGATAACAACGGCGTCGCGGAGTCGATTGTTGATGCGACGGTCGTGTTAGGAGTCATTGATCGTGAGGGAAAATTGCAGCGAGTTCCCCAATCGTTGCTCGACCAATACGGCGAAGAGTAG
- the tilS gene encoding tRNA lysidine(34) synthetase TilS, which produces MSADPLFAPAWQSILDQVRSVWSPNRFREVGIVVGVSGGADSVCLLRAIEELRRGRAGQGDPPARGFVIAAHFNHGLRGENSDADQDFVQQLAERRGMRFVTRRAPNATSANVNAPDANSANANAPDASSTFNDASGSKSSSRFTATKLASDTPGEQPERRDVPPVSDEASMSRQRMAFLTETAKQYGARYITLGHSRDDNVETVLHHLFRGTGPAGLAGIGDVRSIESDLVLMRPLLSVDRQSIRDALTQIGQAWREDESNQSTLYTRNWIRGELLPLIQTRYPGAVDAVSRAIAGQRQWRSTMEQLAQDWSHERQISDDPAVFHRDFGDDQGTVILAMQHLWRSSGWPRGGMSGQHWSRLADCFISAKDERFSLPGEIDVVARGSQIQIARLPTPNKD; this is translated from the coding sequence GTGTCTGCTGATCCCCTTTTCGCTCCTGCCTGGCAGTCCATCTTGGACCAGGTCCGATCCGTCTGGTCGCCGAACCGTTTTCGCGAAGTGGGGATCGTGGTTGGCGTCAGTGGTGGTGCGGACAGTGTGTGCCTGCTACGAGCGATCGAAGAATTGCGGAGGGGTCGCGCCGGTCAAGGCGATCCACCAGCACGCGGCTTTGTCATTGCCGCACACTTCAATCATGGTCTGCGAGGCGAAAACTCGGACGCCGATCAAGATTTTGTCCAGCAACTTGCCGAGCGACGGGGAATGCGTTTTGTCACCCGCCGGGCACCCAACGCCACCTCTGCCAACGTCAACGCACCCGACGCGAACTCTGCCAACGCCAACGCACCCGACGCCTCCAGCACTTTCAACGACGCATCAGGTTCAAAATCTAGTTCGAGATTTACTGCCACCAAGCTTGCCAGTGATACGCCGGGCGAGCAGCCCGAACGCCGTGATGTGCCCCCCGTTTCCGATGAGGCGTCCATGAGTCGGCAACGGATGGCGTTCCTGACCGAAACGGCTAAACAGTACGGCGCCCGCTACATCACATTGGGCCACTCACGCGACGACAACGTCGAAACCGTTCTGCACCATCTCTTTCGTGGCACTGGACCAGCGGGACTAGCTGGAATTGGTGATGTGCGAAGTATCGAATCGGACCTCGTGCTGATGCGTCCGCTGTTATCGGTCGACCGCCAATCTATCCGCGATGCGCTAACGCAAATTGGACAAGCCTGGCGTGAGGACGAATCGAACCAATCGACACTCTACACTCGCAATTGGATCCGAGGCGAACTGTTGCCGTTGATCCAGACTCGATACCCCGGTGCTGTCGATGCTGTTTCGCGAGCCATCGCGGGCCAACGGCAATGGCGATCTACCATGGAACAACTCGCCCAGGATTGGTCTCATGAGCGTCAAATCAGTGACGATCCTGCCGTCTTTCACCGTGATTTTGGGGACGACCAGGGCACCGTCATCCTGGCGATGCAGCACTTATGGCGATCCAGTGGTTGGCCTCGCGGTGGGATGAGCGGCCAACATTGGTCACGCTTGGCGGATTGTTTCATCTCGGCCAAGGATGAACGGTTTTCATTGCCTGGCGAAATCGACGTGGTCGCCCGAGGATCACAGATCCAGATCGCTCGGTTACCGACCCCCAACAAGGATTAA